From the genome of Candidatus Binatia bacterium, one region includes:
- a CDS encoding nucleotidyl transferase AbiEii/AbiGii toxin family protein, which translates to MRTLLNARGARVTPEAAGTRKMRACTHCRTRGARVPPLAAGTRLRQNPGVNEREQIVEALRLLTERCPRLVELCYWAGTSAIAVEELNHRRSFDLDFHTCSALEDVRPILAEIQTAFRGKVAVVQAPDRFGSGFRIVLALPVGVDITLEVLSNFEDVSPDEIVASRTVPAVKRVTLRRYLADKIQCVAERVEARDLFDIGAALQAHPELEPFVRAVLRRQDALLLAERLLSWSDTDIEKDLAAYPDVPARAAAATRDLLLRWLKEQPQRRNMS; encoded by the coding sequence GTGCGTACACTGCTCAACGCGCGCGGAGCGCGCGTTACACCTGAGGCTGCCGGCACGCGCAAGATGCGCGCATGCACACACTGCCGAACGCGCGGCGCGCGCGTTCCACCGCTTGCGGCCGGCACCCGCTTGCGCCAAAATCCGGGAGTGAACGAGCGCGAACAGATCGTCGAGGCGCTGCGCTTGCTGACCGAGCGGTGCCCGCGACTGGTCGAGCTCTGCTACTGGGCGGGAACTTCGGCAATTGCCGTGGAAGAGCTGAATCACCGCCGATCCTTCGATCTCGATTTTCATACCTGCTCGGCGCTGGAGGATGTGAGGCCAATCCTCGCAGAGATCCAGACCGCGTTTCGCGGCAAGGTCGCCGTCGTTCAGGCGCCCGATCGCTTCGGATCCGGCTTCCGCATCGTGCTCGCCTTGCCGGTTGGAGTGGACATCACCCTGGAGGTGCTGTCGAACTTCGAAGACGTTTCCCCGGACGAGATCGTTGCCAGCCGTACGGTCCCTGCCGTCAAACGCGTCACCCTCCGCCGCTACCTGGCGGACAAGATCCAGTGCGTGGCCGAAAGGGTCGAGGCGCGCGATCTGTTCGACATCGGGGCGGCATTGCAGGCACACCCCGAACTGGAGCCCTTCGTACGGGCGGTACTTCGGCGCCAGGATGCCCTCCTCCTGGCCGAAAGGCTCCTGTCGTGGAGCGACACGGACATCGAGAAGGACCTTGCGGCGTATCCTGACGTCCCCGCACGGGCGGCCGCTGCCACCCGCGACCTGCTGCTCCGCTGGCTCAAAGAACAACCGCAGCGGAGGAATATGTCGTGA
- a CDS encoding thiamine pyrophosphate-dependent enzyme, which translates to MDAPSSIGRYLIDRLSALGVRHVFGVPGDYVLGFFAELAGSSLTVVNTCDEQGAGFAADAYARVNGIGAVCVTYCVGGLKIANTTAQAFAEKSPVVVISGAPGTAERARNPLLHHKVRDFDTQFRVFEQLTCAATVLNDPQSARREIERVLGATVRHKRPCYIELPRDMVRAPAPPVSAAASAPEASDPDRLREALDEAVEMIENARQPVIVAGVELHRFGLQDMLVRLVDATGIPVTATLLSKSVIAEAHPAYLGVYEGAIAHDDVRAYVESSDCLVLLGAPLSDIDLGIFTARLEPARSIAVTSEKTSIRFHTYEQIRLEDFVRGLLAAGLARRSATNIPRPAPPAAFVATPGRPVTVERLFQRLNAFLADDTVVIADPGDALLAGADLFIHGRTEFLSPAYYTSLGFAVPASIGVQLANPSLRPLVLVGDGAFQMTGLELSTSLRYGLNPIVVVLNNGGYGTERPMQDGTFNDILPWRFDRIPEVLGAGVGFAVRTEDELDVALERARATTDTCAILDVRLDPDDVSAALRRLTASLARRVRHP; encoded by the coding sequence ATGGATGCTCCCAGCTCGATCGGCCGCTATCTGATCGATCGGCTCTCCGCCCTCGGGGTGCGTCATGTGTTCGGGGTCCCCGGCGATTACGTGCTTGGCTTCTTCGCGGAGCTGGCGGGCAGCTCGCTGACGGTCGTCAACACCTGCGACGAGCAGGGTGCCGGGTTCGCCGCCGACGCCTATGCGCGCGTCAACGGCATCGGGGCTGTGTGCGTCACGTACTGCGTCGGCGGCCTGAAAATCGCCAACACCACCGCGCAGGCCTTCGCGGAGAAGTCGCCCGTGGTCGTTATCAGCGGCGCACCGGGCACCGCCGAGCGCGCCAGGAACCCCCTGCTGCACCACAAGGTACGCGACTTCGACACGCAATTCAGGGTCTTCGAGCAGCTCACCTGTGCCGCTACCGTACTGAACGACCCGCAATCGGCGCGGCGCGAGATCGAGCGCGTGCTCGGCGCCACGGTGAGGCATAAACGGCCCTGCTACATCGAGCTGCCGCGGGACATGGTGCGCGCGCCGGCGCCGCCGGTGTCGGCAGCGGCAAGCGCTCCCGAAGCCAGCGACCCCGATCGCCTGCGCGAGGCGCTGGACGAGGCGGTCGAGATGATCGAGAACGCGCGCCAGCCGGTCATCGTAGCCGGCGTCGAGCTGCACCGTTTCGGCCTGCAAGACATGCTCGTGCGGCTCGTCGACGCCACCGGCATTCCGGTGACCGCGACTCTGCTCAGCAAGTCGGTGATCGCCGAGGCGCATCCGGCTTATCTTGGGGTCTATGAAGGCGCGATTGCCCACGACGACGTGCGAGCATATGTCGAGTCGAGCGACTGCCTCGTGCTGCTCGGTGCACCGCTCAGCGATATCGACCTCGGTATCTTCACGGCCCGTCTCGAGCCGGCCAGGTCGATTGCCGTTACCAGCGAAAAGACGTCGATCCGCTTTCATACCTACGAGCAGATCCGGCTCGAGGATTTCGTGCGCGGTCTGCTCGCCGCCGGTCTTGCCAGACGTTCGGCAACGAACATCCCGCGGCCGGCGCCACCGGCGGCTTTCGTCGCCACCCCCGGCCGGCCGGTAACGGTCGAGCGCCTCTTTCAGCGACTCAACGCGTTTCTCGCCGACGACACGGTGGTGATCGCGGATCCCGGCGACGCCTTGCTGGCGGGTGCCGATCTGTTCATCCACGGCCGCACCGAGTTTCTTTCGCCCGCCTATTACACGTCCCTCGGCTTCGCAGTGCCGGCGAGCATCGGCGTCCAGCTCGCCAATCCGTCGCTGCGGCCGTTGGTCTTGGTCGGCGACGGGGCCTTTCAGATGACCGGGCTCGAACTGTCGACCAGCCTCCGATACGGCCTTAACCCGATCGTCGTCGTTCTGAATAACGGCGGCTACGGTACCGAGCGGCCGATGCAGGACGGTACGTTCAACGACATCCTGCCGTGGCGCTTCGATCGCATCCCCGAGGTGCTCGGTGCCGGCGTGGGCTTCGCCGTGCGCACGGAAGACGAGTTGGATGTCGCCCTCGAGCGCGCTCGGGCAACGACGGACACCTGCGCAATTCTCGATGTCCGGCTCGATCCCGACGACGTCTCGGCCGCGCTGCGCCGCCTGACCGCGTCGCTCGCCCGCCGCGTCCGCCACCCGTGA
- a CDS encoding amidohydrolase family protein, producing the protein MATTVFHDCTLIDCTGADPAPRSTVIVDGERIAAVARGAQPPLPTGASVIDCGGRTLMPGLTDAHIHAAIIEIDPYKARRDSVATVALRVKEVLEQTLQAGFTTVRDAFGLDWGFAQATERGYVKGPRILFVGGCLTQTGGHGDWRDPSMVEEPLRGIHGLVATPRICDSPDAMRHAARDILRTGAHGIKLMAGGGCMSPTDEIEHTQFTIEEMAAACYEARTVGKIALAHVYTPQGIMNAVAAGVRSIEHGNFIDEESAACMRAAGAYFVPTLTTYFLISAHGEAEGVPAPMIAKIDKAKERGLASLEVARAAGLKICSGSDVLAAMQPFKSMELGLKAEVLGAHAAILSATRTNAELFGLADEIGTVEAGKRADLIVVDGQPLDDIGVLQDADRVVLVMRDGQTFKHRM; encoded by the coding sequence ATGGCCACCACCGTATTCCATGACTGCACTTTGATCGATTGCACAGGAGCCGATCCCGCTCCCCGGTCGACCGTGATCGTCGACGGGGAGCGCATCGCCGCGGTGGCCCGCGGTGCCCAGCCGCCGCTGCCGACCGGAGCGAGCGTGATCGACTGCGGAGGCCGGACGCTGATGCCCGGGCTTACCGACGCGCACATCCACGCCGCCATCATCGAGATCGATCCGTACAAGGCCCGCCGCGATTCGGTTGCCACCGTGGCTCTGCGCGTCAAAGAGGTGCTCGAGCAGACGTTGCAGGCGGGGTTCACGACGGTGCGTGACGCCTTCGGCCTCGACTGGGGTTTCGCCCAGGCAACCGAGCGCGGTTACGTGAAGGGTCCCCGCATCCTGTTCGTCGGCGGGTGCCTGACGCAGACGGGGGGACACGGCGACTGGCGCGATCCGTCGATGGTCGAGGAGCCGCTGCGCGGCATTCACGGGCTGGTTGCGACGCCGCGCATCTGCGACTCGCCCGACGCCATGCGCCACGCGGCTCGCGACATCCTGCGTACGGGTGCGCACGGCATCAAACTCATGGCCGGCGGCGGCTGCATGTCGCCGACGGACGAGATCGAGCATACCCAGTTCACCATCGAGGAGATGGCTGCCGCGTGCTACGAGGCGCGTACCGTTGGCAAGATCGCCCTCGCCCACGTCTATACTCCGCAGGGCATCATGAATGCCGTGGCGGCCGGCGTGCGCAGTATCGAGCACGGTAACTTCATCGACGAAGAGTCGGCAGCGTGCATGCGTGCGGCCGGGGCGTATTTCGTGCCGACGCTGACGACTTATTTCCTGATCAGCGCCCACGGCGAAGCCGAGGGCGTCCCCGCGCCAATGATCGCGAAGATCGACAAGGCCAAGGAGCGCGGTCTGGCTTCTCTCGAAGTGGCCCGGGCCGCCGGATTGAAGATCTGCTCCGGCTCGGACGTGCTGGCGGCCATGCAGCCGTTCAAGAGCATGGAGCTCGGACTCAAGGCGGAGGTCCTCGGCGCCCACGCGGCGATTCTGTCGGCGACGCGTACGAACGCCGAGCTGTTCGGTCTCGCGGACGAAATCGGCACCGTCGAGGCCGGCAAGCGTGCGGACCTCATCGTCGTCGACGGCCAACCCCTCGACGATATCGGCGTGCTGCAGGACGCCGACCGCGTCGTCCTGGTCATGCGCGACGGACAGACCTTCAAGCATCGGATGTAA